The genomic interval GGGCCACCAGGTGACCTGGTCGGGGGCGGGCCTGGGCAGCGCGGTCAGTCCGTCCAGCGCCGGCTCCATGCCCCGCAGCCGGGCGGCGGCCCGCACCGCGTCGGGTCGCTCGCTCGGGTCAGCCGCCAGGCAGTCCTCGATGAACTGCCAGACCACCGGAGGCAGTCCGGGCGGCGGCACCGGGCGACAGGTGCGGTGCCGGTGGAGTACCTCGGCTGGCGGCCCGCCCCGGTACGGGCTGCGCCCGCTGACCAGTTCGAAGAGCACGACGCCGAGGGCGTAGACGTCGCTGGCCGGGGTGGGCGGGCCGCCGCCGACCACCTCCGGCGCGACGTACTCGGGAGTGGCCTGGGTGTTCGGCCAGGCCGGTCCGGCACCCACCCGGCGAGCCGCGCCGAAGTCGACCAGCCGGACCAGGCCGCCGTCCGCCGGCACCACCAGGTTGCCCGGCTTCACGTCGCCGTGCACGATCCGCCGAGCGTGCAGGTAGGCCAGCGCACCGGCGAGTTGTGCCGACACCTCGGCCGCGATCGCCGGTGGGACCGGCCCGGCGCGGTGCAGCCGCCGCCGCAGGTCCTCCCCCTCGACCAGTTCCATCACCAGCGCCCGCTCCGGCCCCTGCCCGAGTACGTCGCGCGGCCGTACCAGGCAGGGGTGGTCGAGGCCGGCGACCAGCTCCGTCTCGGCGACGAACGCGGCCACCAGGTCCGGCCGGCCGGCGGCGCGCGGCCGCAGCGTCTTGACCGCCACCGGTTCGCCGCCGCGCAGGTCCACGGCCCGCCAGACCACCCCGGTCGCGCCCGAGGCGACCTCCCGGATGATTCGGTAGCGGCCGCCAAGCACGTGATCGATCACGTGTCCTCCCCTGACCCGGGTCGCCGTCCGCTCCACCGGCACCGGCCGGCGGAGCGGACGATCACCTTCCGCTGTCTGGGAGTGACGCTAGGTCGATCGGATCGGGCGGCGGGCCGGGCGCGGCCGGGCTGGCACGAACCGGGGAGGCCGGACGGGCGTCAGCCCATGTGCGGGTAACGGTGGTCGGTCGGCGGGGCGAAGGACTCCTTCACGGTGCGCGGCGACATCCACCGGGCCAGGTTGTGCCAGGAGCCGGCCTTGTCGTTGGTACCGCTCGCCCGGGCACCGCCGAAGGGCTGCTGCCCGACCACCGCACCGGTCGGCTTGTCGTTGATGTAGAAGTTGCCGGCCGCGTACCGCAGGGTCTCGGTGGCCCAGTCGACCACCCGACGGTCGGTGGCGAAGATCGAGCCGGTCAGGGCGTACGGGGCGACGGACTCGGCCTGCCGCACGGTCTCGGAGAAGCGGGCGTCCTCGTAGACGTGTACGCCGAGGATCGGCCCGAAGTATTCGGTGGTGAACGACTTGTGCCCCGGGTCGTCACACTCGAAGAGGGTCGGCCGGACGAACCAGCCGACCGAGTCGTCGGCGGTGCCGCCGGCCACGACCCGGCAGGCGGAGTCGCTGCCGATCATGTCGAGCGCGGCGGTGTGCCGGGCGAACGCCTTGGCGTCGATCACCGCACCGCCGAAGTTGGTGAAGTCGGCGACGTCGCCGTACGCCAGCCCGTCGGCGGTGGCGGCCAGCCGGTCCCGCAGCCCGCCCTCCCAGAGCGAGCGGGGCACGTACGCCCGGGACGCGGCCGAGCACTTCTGCCCCTGGTACTCGTACGCCCCGCGGATCAGCGCGGTGTGCAGCGCGTCCACGTCGGCGCTCGGGTGCGCGACCACGAAGTCCTTGCCACCGGTCTCGCCGACCAGCCGGGGGTAGCCGCGGTAGTTCGCGATGTTCTCCCCGACGCCCTGCCACAGCTTCTGGAAGACCTTGGTCGACCCGGTGAAGTGGATGCCGGCCAGGTCGGGGTCGGCGAGGGTCACCTCGGAGACCGCGATGCCGTCCCCGGTGACCATGTTGATCACGCCGGGCGGCAGGCCGGCCGCCTCGAAGAGCCGCATCGTGTAGTGCGCGGCGAGCTGCTGG from Plantactinospora sp. BC1 carries:
- a CDS encoding serine/threonine-protein kinase, which encodes MIDHVLGGRYRIIREVASGATGVVWRAVDLRGGEPVAVKTLRPRAAGRPDLVAAFVAETELVAGLDHPCLVRPRDVLGQGPERALVMELVEGEDLRRRLHRAGPVPPAIAAEVSAQLAGALAYLHARRIVHGDVKPGNLVVPADGGLVRLVDFGAARRVGAGPAWPNTQATPEYVAPEVVGGGPPTPASDVYALGVVLFELVSGRSPYRGGPPAEVLHRHRTCRPVPPPGLPPVVWQFIEDCLAADPSERPDAVRAAARLRGMEPALDGLTALPRPAPDQVTWWPRSAGPVAGRAPVDRRPDRPTIVPGSGPGGSGTAGWIGYPSPAGPGGSAPAGRGRPGSGPGRSGTAGQGSSGPAGAEPRPDPPVVPRTGGRRSRPPEAAALVGAGALVAATLLATVLTDAGTAHDRHRGGVPVVPSLAGSAPEGSGAPVGSPPPSPGAAGPTRTARGVPSAEPDVRRGPSGKSLHKR
- the pruA gene encoding L-glutamate gamma-semialdehyde dehydrogenase produces the protein MDAVLSVPEPRNEPVRDYAPGSAERASLQRRLAEMAAERLELPMTIGGAQRMGAGAAIDVVAPHRHQHVLGVTHNATNADAQAAVTAAKQAAPMWRDLSFADRAAVFLRAADMLAGPWRDTLNAATMLGQSKTAIQAEIDSACELIDFLRFNVAFARKLLAEQPLSSSGVWNRFDHRPLEGFVYAVTPFNFTAIAANLPAAPALVGNTVVWKPAPTQQLAAHYTMRLFEAAGLPPGVINMVTGDGIAVSEVTLADPDLAGIHFTGSTKVFQKLWQGVGENIANYRGYPRLVGETGGKDFVVAHPSADVDALHTALIRGAYEYQGQKCSAASRAYVPRSLWEGGLRDRLAATADGLAYGDVADFTNFGGAVIDAKAFARHTAALDMIGSDSACRVVAGGTADDSVGWFVRPTLFECDDPGHKSFTTEYFGPILGVHVYEDARFSETVRQAESVAPYALTGSIFATDRRVVDWATETLRYAAGNFYINDKPTGAVVGQQPFGGARASGTNDKAGSWHNLARWMSPRTVKESFAPPTDHRYPHMG